From one Pseudopipra pipra isolate bDixPip1 chromosome 2, bDixPip1.hap1, whole genome shotgun sequence genomic stretch:
- the LOC135409805 gene encoding uncharacterized protein LOC135409805, translating to MGCTLAKEKKIPKGFPPALGGAAPPGAAGAMSPVAASAAVASGEAAAPSGPAGSVLAGAAPGVVLTAGAVATATGAAARTGVVAGVDGSVPGGADKARGRGVEPPTAAGAVPMVMGGTGVDRRTAGGGAGAVPAAGITAPADTGPSGSAIVGGAKAAPFPPAAPVLYGRYPTTTGGRGTSAAPPSYVGFPTVEGGKQELEGFPASAPYHQGTSTPRKSKSIPASDWKQRQGLPPFDPSSVKVETRDSDFTDTDTEASDGKLDSSTEEEKPPVVKPKTKGRRVCEALADSSPVARRTRTKKEKPVVEAPLIQAMGNQGPVLIKAPFSLAELQQWKAFVGAYRDNPDKVANYMERAIRTQNPDWCDLEVMMDTLLDSTEKEMVKRAAQSRIELLITSGVLTGKLKDIFPLEDPKWDPNLPEKKEALKCYQDWVVYGFRHGIPKAVNWSKVDEVKQDRNESPTDFLNRLREVIRKYTDIDTESGFGEKYLVYLFIYQSADDIRKKLQEVGGRKDIGKLLDIAWTVYRNRDQKGRARVLKLEEDTCHVLHRSSNCQERCKHNAYHKCDLANDRCFFCKKKGHWKRDCPDLKRSGNPVPQLSVNRDA from the coding sequence ATGGGTTGTACGCTGGCCAAGGAGAAGAAGATCCCTAAGGGATTCCCTCCGGCTTTGGGGGGGGCCGCCCCCCCAGGGGCTGCGGGAGCGATGTCGCCCGTAGCGGCTTCAGCCGCGGTCGCTAGCGGGGAGGCGGCGGCCCCCTCAGGACCTGCAGGGTCTGTTCTGGCTGGAGCCGCCCCAGGGGTGGTGCTGACTGCCGGCGCGGTTGCTACGGCAACGGGGGCTGCCGCCCGCACAGGCGTAGTTGCGGGTGTGGACGGCTCCGTCCCCGGAGGAGCCGACAAGGCCCGGGGAAGAGGGGTGGAGCCGCCCACTGCGGCCGGAGCTGTCCCCATGGTGATGGGAGGCACCGGCGTAGATCGTAGAActgcgggaggaggagcaggggcgGTGCCTGCAGCCGGGATCACCGCCCCGGCCGACACGGGACCCTCCGGCTCCGCCATTGTGGGCGGAGCTAAAGCCGCCCCTTTTCCCCCAGCAGCGCCTGTCCTTTATGGTCGCTATCCTACAACCACGGGGGGCAGGGGTACTTCAGCTGCGCCGCCCAGTTATGTAGGATTTCCCACTGTGGAAGGGGGGAAGCAGGAACTGGAGGGATTTCCAGCTTCTGCCCCATATCATCAGGGAACGAGCACTCCAAGAAAGAGCAAATCAATCCCGGCCTCCGACTGGAAGCAAAGGCAGGGTCTTCCCCCCTTTGACCCCTCGAGCGTGAAAGTCGAAACTCGAGACAGTGATTTTACTGACACAGATACAGAAGCCTCTGATGGCAAATTAGATAGTAGCACGGAGGAGGAAAAACCTCCTGtagtaaaaccaaaaacaaaggGGAGGAGAGTCTGTGAAGCCCTAGCAGATTCCAGCCCAGTCGCTAGAAGAACGaggacaaagaaggaaaaacctGTGGTAGAGGCTCCCTTAATACAGGCTATGGGTAACCAAGGCCCAGTGTTAATAAAGGCTCCTTTTTCTCTGGCTGAATTGCAGCAGTGGAAAGCTTTTGTTGGAGCATATAGAGATAACCCAGATAAAGTGGCTAATTATATGGAAAGAGCAATTAGAACACAAAATCCAGATTGGTGTGACTTAGAAGTGATGATGGATACATTACTTGACtccacagagaaggaaatggttAAGCGAGCTGCTCAGTCTAGAATTGAGCTACTAATAACAAGTGGAGTACTCACAGGGAAACTTAAGGATATTTTCCCCCTAGAGGACCCGAAGTGGGACCCTAATTTAccagagaaaaaagaagcattGAAATGCTATCAGGACTGGGTAGTATATGGTTTCAGGCATGGGATTCCAAAGGCAGTGAACTGGTCAAAGGTGGATGAAGTAAAACAAGATAGAAATGAGTCCCCAACAGACTTTCTGAATAGGCTAAGAGAGGTTATACGAAAATATACAGACATAGACACGGAGTCAGGTTTCGGGGAAAAGTACTTGGTCTATTTGTTCATATACCAGTCTGCGGATGATATAAGGAAAAAGCTGCAGGAGGTAGGGGGCAGGAAAGATATTGGTAAATTATTGGATATTGCTTGGACAGTGTATCGCAATAGAGATCAGAAAGGCAGGGCAAGGGTGCTGAAGCTAGAGGAAGATACCTGCCATGTACTCCACAGAAGCAGTAACTGTCAGGAACGCTGCAAACATAATGCCTACCACAAGTGTGATTTGGCAAACGATCGatgttttttctgtaaaaagaaGGGACATTGGAAAAGGGATTGTCCAGACTTGAAAAGAAGTGGAAATCCAGTCCCTCAGCTGTCTGTGAACCGGGATGCATGA